Within the Herbaspirillum sp. RTI4 genome, the region CTGGCGCTGACCGGCGCGGCGGCGATATCGGTATCTTCGCGATGCAGGGTCGAGGCCATATCCCCCATCAGCCAGTTAGCCGCCGACTTGGCTTGCGCATTCCCGGCAGCCGCTACGACAGCCTCGAAATAAATACTGGTCGCCTTCGATTGCGTCAGCACGACGGCGTCGTATTCCGACAGGCTGTAGTCGCGGATGAAACGCTCGCGCATGGCGCCGGGCAATTCCGGCATCGTTGCTTTGACGCGGGCAATCCACTCTTCTGAAATCATCAGCGGCGGCAGATCCGGATCGGGGAAGTAGCGGTAATCCTGCGAGTCTTCCTTGCTGCGCATCGAGCGCGTTTCCTTGCGGTCGGGGTCGTAGAGCCGGGTTTCCTGCACCACTTTGCCGCCATCCTCGATCAGTTCGATCTGCCGCCGCACTTCGTAATTGATGGCGTCTTCCATGAAGCGGAAGGAATTCAAATTCTTGATTTCGCTGCGCGTGCCGAAAGCGGCCTGCCCGACCGGACGCACCGATACGTTGGCGTCGCAGCGGAAAGAGCCTTCCTGCATATTGCCGTCGCAAATACCCAGCCACATCACCAGTGAATGCAGTGCCTTGGCGTAGGCGACCGCCTCGGCGGCGCTGCGCATGACCGGTTCGGTCACGATTTCCAGCAGCGGCGTGCCGGCACGGTTGAGGTCGATCCCGGTCATGCCCTGATAATCTTCGTGCAGCGATTTGCCGGCATCTTCTTCCAGATGGGCGCGGGTCAGTTCGACCGAGCGCAATTCCGGCTTGCCGTCTTTTTCCATGACAAATGGGACGTGTCCGCCCTGAACCACCGGGATTTCAAACTGGCTGATCTGATAGCCCTTGGGCAGATCGGGATAAAAATAATTTTTGCGCGCAAAGACCGAATGCGAGGCCACGGTAGCGCCGACGGCCAGACCGAACTGAATGGCGCGTTCGACTGCGCCGCGGTTAAGTACCGGCAATACGCCCGGCAGGGCCAGATCGACCGGACTCGCTTGCGTGTTCGGCTCCGCGCCGAAGCGGGTCGAGGAACCACTGAATATCTTGGAGACGGTTGAAAGTTGCGCGTGCGTTTCCAGACCGATGACGACTTCCCATTGCATAAAATTTCCTTGGCGGTATTGGTTCAAACCGGGGCGCGTAAGTGCCAGTCGGTGACTTGTTGATATTGATGGGCCACATTGAGCAAGCGGGCTTCGTCGAAGTAGTCGCCGATGATTTGCAAGCCGACCGGACGCCGGGAATTTTTTTCGCCCTGTCCGAAGCCGCAGGGAACCGACATGCCGGGTAAGCCTGCGAGGCTGGTGGAGAGGGTGTAAATGTCGGCCAGATAATTGGCAACCGGGTCATCGGTCTTGTCGCCCAGATCCCACGCCACGCTAGGCGCGACCGGGCCCATGATGACGTCGCACAGGCGGTTTTCGCCATGTAGCGCCTGCTGGAATTCCTGGGCGATCAGGCGGCGGATTTTTTGCGCCTGCAAGTAGTAGGCATCGTAATAACCATGCGACAGCACGTAGGCACCGACCAGGATGCGTCGTTTGACTTCCTCGCCGAAACCTTCCGCCCGGGTTTTGCTGTACATCTCGGCCAGATCTTTGTACTCGGCGGCGCGATGGCCGTAGCGCACGCCGTCGAAACGGCTCAGGTTGGACGAGGCTTCGGCCGGGGCAATGACGTAATAGACCGGAATCGACAGCTCGGTTTTTGGCAGGGAAATATCGACCAGCGTCGCGCCCAGTTTTTCAAATTCGCGCAAAGCGTCGCGGACGGCTTGTTCGACGTCGGCGGCTAATCCGGCGCTGAAAAATTCACGCGGCACGCCTATCCGCAAACCTTGCAGGCTGGTGTTGAGCGAGCGGTTGAAATCCTCTTCCGCGCGCGGCAGGCTGGTGGCGTCGCGGGCGTCGAAACCGTTCATGACATTGAGCAGCAGGCCGCAGTCTTCGGCCGTCTTGGCGATGGGGCCGCCCTGATCGAGCGATGAGGCAAAGGCGATCATGCCGTAGCGCGATACGCGGCTGTAGGTCGGCTTGATACCGGTCACGCCGCACAGTGCCGCCGGTTGGCGGATCGAGCCGCCGGTGTCGGTGCCGGTAGCTGCCGGGGTCAGCCGTGCGGCGATAGCGGCGGCCGAACCACCCGAAGAGCCGCCGGGGACGGCGGTTTTGTCCCAGGGGTTTTTAACCGCGCCGAAATAAGAATTTTCATTGCCCGAACCCATTGCGAATTCATCGCAGTTGAGTTTGCCCAGCGTGACGGTGCCGGCCGCGTTGAAGCGCTCGACGACAGTGGCGTCGAACGGGCTGACATAGTTTTCCAGCATCTTCGAACCGGCGGTAGTGCGCCAGTCGCGGGTGACGAAAATATCCTTGTGGGCGATCGGGATGCCGGTCAGGACGGTGGCGTCATTGTGCGCCAGCCGACGGTCGGCGATTTCGGCCTGGCGCAGGGTCAGTTCGGGATCGACGTGCAGGAAGGCGTTCAGATCGCTGCGGGCGATACGGTCGAGAAAAAGTGAGGCCAGTTCGCTGGCGGAAATTTTTTTGTCGTGCAGCAGGGCTGACAGCTGCTTGATGGTTTTGGTATGCATGGAATCGGAATGTGCTCGCGGGTTGTGCTTGCGTTGTTGTGCGGTGCCGTTCGCAACGGCCCGCAACAGGAATGGCGGTCGTCGGGGTCAGTCGAGTACTTGCGGGACCAGATACAGACCGTCGCGGGTGGCGGGGGCCGGCTGTTGGTAATCTGCCCGGCGGTTTGTCTCGCTGACTTCGTCCTCGCGCAGTCGGAGCGCCAGGTTGGGCGTCAGCGCGGCGATCGGGTGACTGAGCGGTTCAACGCCGCGGGTGTCGACCGCTTTGAGTTGTTCGACCAGGGCGAAGATGCCGTTGAGTTTGGTCAGGGTTGCATCGGCCTGCACTTCTGTCAGCTCTAATCGGGACAAATGGGCAATGCGTTTTACGTCGGAAAGCGTGAGGGTCATAGTAGGAGTGCGCCGCCGGCGCCTGAAGGTCAATGAAGGTCGGGCAGGGAAAAAGGTGCGCCTAAAAATACTGTGAGGTAACTCTGGCTGCTATTGGGAGTTTTTGCCTTTTTTGCTTGCGGGTATCGGGCAAATTATAAGGTAGAATGCGTGGTTAATGCCTTGCCGGTGTCGGGAATGCCTAACTATTGTTGTGCTGCACGGATCCAGGCCATGTCTGCGGTGCTTGTTGTGCCTCTGGTTATCGGTGTCCTTGCGTCAGCCTTGATCGTCCGTCGCGCACTCTGTCGGGCGCTCGCGATTCGTCTCATCCGCGCCGCCGCGGGCATGTTAATGATAAATCGCCTCCCCACTATTTACTTGCCTCGCGCTTTGCGCGCGGCGCATCAGGACAATTCATGTTTGGATTTTTACGTAGTTATTTCTCGAATGACCTCGCCATTGACCTGGGAACTGCCAATACGCTGATTTATGTGCGCGGACAGGGCATTGTGCTGGACGAACCTTCCGTTGTGGCAATTCGCCAGCAGGGCGGCCCCAGTGGCAAAAAAACCATCCAGGCGGTGGGCAAAGAAGCCAAGGCGATGCTGGGCAAAGTGCCAGGCAATATCGAGGCGATCCGCCCAATGAAGGACGGCGTGATTGCCGACTTCACCGTGACCGAGCAAATGCTCAAGCAGTTCATCCGCATGGTGCATGATTCCAAACTGTTTCGCCCATCGCCCCGCATCATCATTTGCGTGCCGTGCGGTTCGACTCAGGTTGAGCGTCGCGCCATTCGCGAATCGGCGCTGGGTGCCGGCGCATCGCAGGTTTATCTGATTGAAGAGCCAATGGCGGCGGCGATCGGTTCCGGTCTGCCGGTGTCGGATGCAACCGGTTCGATGGTCGTGGATATCGGCGGCGGCACGACCGAAGTCGGCATCATCTCGCTGGGCGGCATGGTGTACAAAGGCTCGGTGCGCGTTGGCGGCGATAAATTCGACGAAGCCATCGTCAACTACATCCGTCGCAATTACGGCATGTTGATCGGCGAACAGACTGCTGAAGCAATCAAGAAGCAAATCGGTTCCGCGTTTCCTGGTTCCGAAGTGCGGGAAATGGAAGTCAAGGGCCGTAATCTGTCCGAAGGCATCCCGCGCTCATTTACGATTTCCAGCAACGAAATTCTGGAAGCGCTGACTGACCCGCTCAACAACATCGTTTCTGCTGTTAAAAACGCTCTGGAACAGACTCCGCCGGAACTGGGCGCTGACATTGCCGAAAAGGGCATGATGCTGACCGGCGGCGGCGCATTGCTGCGCGATCTGGATCGTCTGTTGATGGAAGAAACCGGTCTGCCCGTGATTGTGGCGGAAGATCCATTGACTTGCGTCGTGCGCGGTTCCGGCATGGCGCTGGATCGGATGGACAAGCTGGGCTCGATTTTTTCTAGCGAATAATAATTTGTCCGTGCGCCGGCTGCCAGTTGCGGTCGGTCGTTGCGGATTTGGCTTCCATCACACCCTGTTTCTCGGTTAATGGATATTCCACCACTTTTTAAGCAAGGCGCTTCGGCACGCGTACGCGCGGGATTTTTTGCGCTGATTGCCGTTGCCATGCTGATCGTTGACTCCCGCATGCACAGCCTGATCGCCATTCGTCAGGCAGTCGGTAGCGCCCTCTATCCATTCCAGACCCTGGCCTTGATGCCGCGCGATGCGGCACAGGAAATGGCTGGCTATTTTTCTTCGCTGTCTTCGCTGCAGCAGGAAAATCAAAACCTGCGCCGTCAACAAATCACCAATGCTCAGGCCTTGCAGCAATGGCGGCTGCTGTCGGCTGAGAATGGACAATTGCGCAATTTGCTCAATATGCAGAAGCGCTTGACGGTTCGTTCATTGGTCGGAGAAATCCTCTACGATGCCCGCGATCCATTTTCTCGCAAGATCATCCTTAACCGCGGCTCCCGCGACGGAGTCGAAACCGGACAGCCGGTGATCGACGATATCGGGGTAGTGGGCCAAGTCACCAGAATTTTCCCCTTTAGTGCCGAAGTGACGCTTCTGACCGACAAAGATCAGGCAATACCGGTGCAGGTGCTGCGCAACGGCTTGCGCAGCATTGCTTACGGGCGCGGTCAGGCCGGGTCGCTCGATCTGCGTTTCATGGCGGCCAACGCCGATGTTCGTAACGGCGATTTACTGGTGACTTCCGGTATTGACGGTTTGTACCCTGCCGGGCTGGCAGTCGCCACGGTCAGTCAGGTGGAGGTCAAATCCAGTGATGCCTTCGCGCGCATTCTGTGTACGCCGGCGGCGGGCATTGACCGGCACCGGCAATTGCTGATTTTGCTGGCGCCACAGAATTTGTTGCCGCGCGCCGGGGCGGACGATGTGGCAGAGGCTAACGTCAAGGCTTTCCCGCGCCGGTTGCGCGAGGCGGTCCCGGCGATTGCACCGTTGCCAACGGCTGCGGCTACTTCAGTCACTCCCGCCACGGGGACTGCAACGGCCGCCATTCCGGGTACTGCGAATGCGCCGGTACCTGCGTTGCCAAAACCGAGTCCAACGCCAACGCCAACGCCAACGACTACGACTACAGCGGCACCGGTGTCAGCCGCTCCTGCTGCTCCTGCCGCTGTCACGCCTGCTCCTAGCGGAGCGGCTCCACGATGAACAATCCCCATTTTATTTTATTGCCTGTCAGCCCTTGGTTTATCGGCTTCAGTCTGCTGATGGCATTCCTGCTCAATTTGCTGCCTTGGGGCGGTATTGGGGTAGGTGTGCCGGATTTTGTTGCGCTGGTGCTGGTGTTCTGGAGCATTCATCAGCCGCGCAAAATCGGTATCTTCGCGGCTTTTCTGATGGGGGTTCTGATGGATGTCCATCAGGGAACTTTGCTCGGCGAAAGTGCCTTGGCCTATACCGTCCTCTCGTATTTCTCGATCATGATTCACCGCCGCATACTGTGGTTTCCTACCGCGACGCAGGCACTGCACATCCTGCCTTTGCTGGTGGTGGCGCAATTGATGCAAATGACGGTACATCTGGCGGTCAGCGGTAAATTTCCGCACTGGTATTACTTCCTTGGCAGTCTGGTCAGTGCAGTCTTGTGGCCGCTGCTGAGCTGGCTGTTGCTGGCGCCGCAACGGCGCTCGGTCAATCACGACGACAATCGTCCGATCTAGTCCAGTGCAGATCGGACGCCATGACTGAATTCAGAAATACCGAGCAAGAACTGCGCTTGTTCCGTGTGCGACTGTTGGCGGCGGCATTCCTGATCCTGATCTGCTTTTCGCTGCTGCTGGCCCGGTTTGTCTGGTTGCAGGTAGTGCGTCATAACGTCTACGCTTTGCAGGCCGAGGAAAACCGCATCTCCGTGGTGCCTATCGTCCCTAACCGGGGACTGATTCTGGATCGCAACGGCGTCGTTCTGGCGCGCAATTACTCGGCGTACACCCTGGAAGTCACCCCCTCCAAGATCAAGGTCAGTCTGGACGATCTGGTCGAACAGCTCAGTGCGCTGGTCGATATCTCGCCCAAGGACAGACGTCGTTTCCGCAAACTGCTGGACGAGTCGAAGAATTTTGAAAGCCTGCCCATCCGCACCCGCCTGAGCGATGAGGAGGTGGCGCGCTTCACTGTACAGCGCTACCGTTTTCCTGGCGTAGATATCAAGGCGCGCCTGTTCCGCCAGTATCCGTTCGGCAAGACTGCCGCCCATGTCATCGGCTATATCGGTCGCATCAGCAGGTCAGATGCCGATGCGCTGGAAGACAGTGATGACGAAGCCAACTACAACGGCACCGACTACATCGGCAAGGACGGCCTGGAAAAAAGCTATGAAGCGCAGTTGCATGGCACGACGGGTTACGAGGAAGTCGAAATTTCAGCCAGCGGCCGCGCTGTGCGTACCCTCTCTCGCACCGGTGCCACGCCAGGACGCAATCTGATTCTGTCCATCGATATCGAATTGCAAAAAGTGGTGGAAGAAGCCTTTGGCGATCGTAAAGGTGCGCTGGTGGCAATCGATCCGGCGACCGGCGATATTCTGGCCTACGTATCGCAACCCTCGTACGACCCGAACGTCTTCGTCGATGGCATCGATCAGCAAAGCTGGGATGAACTCAATAATTCGCCCGATCGCCCCCTGGTCAACCGGCCCTTGATCGGCACCTATGCACCCGGCTCCACCTACAAACCTTTCATGGCCCTGGCGGCGCTGGAGCTGGGCAAACGCAAGCCACAGGACGCCATTCGCGATCCCGGTTTCTTCTGGCTCGGCAATCATAAGTTCCGCGACGATAAAGAGGGCGGTCACGGGCTGGTCGACATGTACCGCTCCATCGTGGTCTCTTGCGACACGTATTACTACATGCTGTCGAACGACCTCGGCGTCGACGCCATTCACGATTTCATGGCGCCGTTCGGTTTTGGTCAATTGACCGGCATTGATCTGGAACATGAAAAGCGCGGCATTTTGCCTTCGACCGCATGGAAACGCGCGTCCTATCGCAAGCCGGAACAGCAAAAATGGTATGCCGGCGAAACCATTTCTCTGGGTATCGGCCAGGGCTACAACGCATTCACGCCGATTCAGATGGCGCATGCAGTAGCGACACTGGCCAATAACGGCATAGTGATGAAGCCGCATCTGGTGAAAATTCTGGAAGATGGCGTTACGCACCAGCGCACGGTGACGGTGCCGAAGGAAAGTGGCCGCATTCCGCTCAAGCAGGAAAACATCGATGTGATCAAGCATGCGATGGAAGGGGTCAACCTGGAAGGTACCGGTGCGAGGGCATTCGTCGGCGCCGGCTATACTTCCGCAGGCAAGAGCGGCACGGCACAGGTGGTAGCGATCAAGAAAAATGAAAAATACGACGCCAAACGACTGGCGACGCATTTACTTGATAACGCGCTGTTTACCGCCTTTGCACCGCTCGACAAGCCACGCATTGCGGTGGCGGTGGTGGTGGAAAATGGCGGCTTTGGCGCGCAAGCAGCCGCGCCGCTGGCGCGCAAGGCGCTGGATTATTACTTACTGGGAAAACGGCCGGTCAACAAGGATATCGCCCCCGCGCTTGATGCTCCAGCGGCCGCAGAGAGCGAGTCTGCGCCGGCAGAATCGTTTCCTCCGACGCGGGACTGAGCGTGACTACCGTCATGTCCTTTTCCGATTCGCATCCATTGACAGTCAGCTTCAGACCGGGCTTCCATGAACCTGCATAAACCTTCACTCTGGCAATTGATTCAGCCGCGACTGGCCGTGTTCGATGGCGCCTTGTCGCTATTTCTTTTTCTGTTGTTGTCGGTCGGCATCATTACCCTGTACTCGGCCGGCATGAATTTTCCCGGGCGGGTCGAAGACCAGTTGCGCAATATCCTGGTGGCTTTCATTGTCATGTGGATCGCCGCGAATATTTCGCCGCAGACCTTGTTGCGTTTCGCGGTACCGATTTATTCGGTCGGGGTAGCCTTGCTGATCGGCGTGGCCGCTTTTGGCTTGATCCGCAAGGGCGCGCGCCGCTGGATCAATATCGGCATGGTGGTGCAGCCGTCCGAAATCATGAAAATTGCCATGCCGCTGATGCTGGCATGGTATTTCCAGAAACGCGAAGGCATGCTGCGCTGGCATGCGTTTATTATCGCCGCCCTGCTGCTGGCGGTACCGGTCGGTCTGATCGTGCGTCAGCCCGATCTTGGCACGGCGGTGCTGGTGCTGGCCGCCGGTTTCTACGTCATATTTTTCGCGGGACTGTCCTGGAAAGTGCTGTTCGGACTGGTCGTCGCCGGTGCCGCCAGTCTGCCTGTGCTATGGTCCCTGATGCATGACTACCAGCGGCAGCGGGTCATGATGCTGATTGACCCGACGTCGGATCCCTTGGGAAAAGGTTTCCATATCATTCAGTCGACCATTGCCATCGGTTCCGGCGGGATCGCCGGCAAGGGCTGGCTCAAGGGTACCCAGACTCACCTGGAATTCATTCCCGAGCGCACCACCGACTTCATTTTTTCGGTCTATTCGGAAGAGTTCGGTCTGATCGGTAACATTGTGCTGCTGGTGCTGTACACCCTGTTGGTCGGACGTGGACTGATGATTACCGCCAATGCGCCGACCCTGTTTACGCGGCTGCTGGCGGGAGCCATCACGATGATCTTTTTCACCTACGCCTTCGTCAACATGGGCATGGTCAGCGGCATTTTGCCGGTAGTGGGCGTGCCCTTGCCGTTCATGAGTTACGGCGGCACCGCACTGGTGACACTGGGCATGGGCGCCGGGATATTGATGAGCATTCAACGCCATCGCAAATTGGTGCAAAGTTAGGGAGCAACACGGCCTAGCTTTGATCGAGGTGCTACGCGGGGCAATCGCGGGATGGCCATGGCTCAGCGGCGGTTGCTGATGCCCGCAACCCTGGGGCAAGCCGGCCCGCTCTTTTCAGAAGGAAGAATCATGCACACTATCGACTTACCATTTCGTCGTCAGAATTTGCGCAATCCGTTGTGCAATCCGTTATGCAATCCGATGCGCAATCCGATGCGCAATCCGTTTTGCAATGCGGCCTACCTGCTGCGCCCTCTTGCCGCACTGCTCGTGCTGGCGCTGGCCGCCTGCAGCAGCGCACCGAACCGACCCGCTCCCCCCGATGCCACCGGCAAAGCCGGCAAGTCCCCTTCGGCCAGTACCGGGCGAACCAATCCGGCATTGCCTGCGGCCGGTTCTGGCCGGGGGGGGTACTACCTTGACGATGGCCCGGGTGACAAGACGCCTGAAGGCTTGATGGATACTCCCGACGCCGAACCCCGCATCGAACCCTACTCCAAGAGTTCCGGGCGGCCCTACGTCGTGTTCGGCAAAACCTATACCCCGCTCATGGATGAGAAGCCCTTCAAGCAGCGCGGCATCGGTAGCTGGTACGGGAAAAAATTCCACGGACAGAAAACGTCCTCCGGCGAGCCTTACGATATGTACAAGATGACGGCCGCGCATCCCACTTTGCCGATTCCTTCCTACGCCAAAGTCACCAATCTGAAGACCGGCGCCCAGATCATCGTGCGGGTGAACGACCGCGGGCCATTCCATTCCAGCCGCATTATCGATTTGTCGTACACCGCTGCTTTGAAGCTCGGTTACTTGTCTAACGGCAGCAGCGAACTGGAAGTCGAGCGCCTGTTGCCGGACGACATTACCCAAATACTGGCGGATAAAAAGGCCGGTAGGCCAGTGCTGATGCAAGCCAGCGCAGCGGAACAGGGGGCGACGATGGAAGCCGTCAGCACCTCCCGGATTGAGACGCAGGGACTGATGGACGCCCCTGCCGACAAGGCTGCGCCAGCGCTGGTGGCGGGAGGGTCTCAGAGCATGCAGGCAGCCGCTGTCCCAGGTTTTTACTTGCAGTTCGGTGCGTTTTCGCAGGAAAACAATGCAGAAGCAGCGAAAGGGCGTTTGGAGCTGGGCCTGAGCGGGATCGTCGATCACATGCAAACGATGACCGTCAATGGGGTGTATCGGCTCTATGCCGGTCCTTACGCCAGTCGTGGTGCTGCGCAGGAGGCTGCGCAGCAGATACGCCAGCGTGGCGTGGTAACGCCGTTTATTGTTGAACGGTAAGCGTATGCATCCTTATGTCTATCTTGGCATCGCCATCGTTTCGGAAGTGATTGCCACCTCAGCGCTGCGTGCGGCCGACGGATTTACCCGACTGGTGCCATCGCTGTTGGTGGTAGTTGGCTATGCGATCGCCTTCCTGTTTTTGTCGCTGACGCTGAAAACCATACCGGTGGGGGTTGCTTACGCTATCTGGTCAGGGATGGGGATCGTACTGATTTCACTGGTGGCGTATTTTATCTACGGACAAACGCTGGATGCACCGGCGCTGATTGGCATGGGCCTGATTGTGGCCGGCGTGCTGGTACTGAATCTGTTTTCCCACTCGACGACGCATTAAAATCGCAAGCCGCCGCCTCAAAGTGAGCGGCGCTGAGTGGGGATTTAGCCCTGCTCTGCGGCAGCGTCGTCCGCGTCACGCAAGGCCAGCGCTTGCTGGTAGAGCGCATTTTTTTTCTGTCCGGTCAATTGTGCGGCGAGCGTGGCGGCCTGCTTGACCGGCAATTCGGCCAGCAGAATACGCAATACGCGCAAGGCCTCAACGTCATCGTTGTCCGCCTGCTGCGGCGCTCCCTCTATCAACAAGACGAATTCTCCGCGCTGATGATTCGCATCAGCCGATAACCAGCCGGGCGCTTCGCTCAGGGGGCAGCGGTGAATCGTTTCAAACAGCTTGGTCAGTTCGCGGGCAAACACGATCTGACGCAGCGGACCAAAGACCTTCAATAGCGCATCGATTGTGTCGACGATACGATGCGGCGCTTCGTACAGCACCAGGGTGGCCGTATCGGTGGCAAGGCGCTCCAGTTGCTTGTCGCGCGCGCCGGCCTTGGGTGACAGGAAGCCGATGAAATGGAATTGATCGTTCAGCAAGCCGGAGGCCGATAAAGCCGCAATGCCCGCCGAAGCGCCGGGCAAGGGAATCACGCGCAGTCCGGCGTGCAGCACCGCATCGACAATGCGCGCACCGGGGTCGGAAATGGCCGGCGTGCCGGCATCGGAGACTAAAACGATACGCTCCCCCGCTTGCAGGCGGGCGACGATTTTCTCGGCAACTTCGCGTTCATTGTGTTCATGCGCCGCCAGCAGCGGTTTCGATACCCCATAGCGGTTGAGCAAATGCGCGGTGTTGCGCGTGTCTTCGCAGGCGATGGCATCGGCCAGACTCAGCATGTGCAGGCCGCGCAGGGTGATATCGCAAACATTTCCGATGGGAGTGGCCAGCACATATAATGCCGA harbors:
- the rsmI gene encoding 16S rRNA (cytidine(1402)-2'-O)-methyltransferase, with amino-acid sequence MSQTSPPLLTAMPVMHEVAQQTYPVSALYVLATPIGNVCDITLRGLHMLSLADAIACEDTRNTAHLLNRYGVSKPLLAAHEHNEREVAEKIVARLQAGERIVLVSDAGTPAISDPGARIVDAVLHAGLRVIPLPGASAGIAALSASGLLNDQFHFIGFLSPKAGARDKQLERLATDTATLVLYEAPHRIVDTIDALLKVFGPLRQIVFARELTKLFETIHRCPLSEAPGWLSADANHQRGEFVLLIEGAPQQADNDDVEALRVLRILLAELPVKQAATLAAQLTGQKKNALYQQALALRDADDAAAEQG